One part of the Olleya sp. YS genome encodes these proteins:
- a CDS encoding DUF1801 domain-containing protein yields the protein MAKNKTTETEVDVLDFIESYVDNDQKKADSYKLIELMTDWSGFKPKMWGATIIGFGSYHYKYASGHEGDASLLGFSPRKTQFSLYVYSKTEKSDALLEDLGKFKMGKACIYFKKLSDINIPIVEKLCMQTIAYLNEHHECACRT from the coding sequence ATGGCTAAAAATAAAACCACTGAAACTGAAGTAGATGTCTTAGATTTTATTGAATCATATGTAGACAATGATCAAAAAAAAGCTGACAGTTATAAATTAATTGAATTGATGACAGATTGGTCAGGTTTTAAACCAAAAATGTGGGGAGCGACAATAATAGGCTTTGGAAGCTATCATTATAAGTATGCTAGTGGTCATGAAGGTGATGCTTCCTTATTAGGTTTCTCTCCTAGAAAAACTCAGTTTTCACTTTATGTCTATTCTAAAACTGAAAAAAGTGATGCTCTACTTGAGGATTTAGGAAAATTTAAAATGGGTAAAGCTTGTATTTATTTTAAAAAGCTATCTGACATTAATATTCCAATTGTAGAAAAACTTTGCATGCAAACAATTGCATATCTTAATGAACACCATGAATGTGCTTGTAGAAC
- a CDS encoding CTP synthase: protein MTPETKYIFVTGGVTSSLGKGIIAASLAKLLQAQGYRTTIQKLDPYINVDPGTLNPYEHGECYVTDDGAETDLDLGHYERFLNVPTSQANNVTTGRIYQSVINRERKGEFLGKTVQVIPHITDEIKHRIQILGNSGEYDIVITEIGGTVGDIESLPYIEAVRQLKWDLGDNNALVIHLTLIPYLTAAGELKTKPTQHSVKTLMESGVQADILVCRTEHELPSDLKRKLALFCNVREEAIIQSIDASTIYDVPNLMLEEQLDKVVLKKLALHSDVPDLTRWNQFLKRHKNPKSEITIGLIGKYVELQDSYKSILESFIHAGAENEVKVNVESVHSEYLNEDNIKMKLSHLDGVLVAPGFGERGIEGKIDAIRFVRENNIPFLGICLGMQMAVIEFCRNVLGLKDANSTEMNPKTTHPVIDIMEDQKSITEKGGTMRLGAWDCHIEKESIAHKVYQSQDIEERHRHRYEFNSSYKDQIEAAGLKATGYNPETKLVEIIENPAHPWFVGVQYHPEYKSTVANPHPLFVAFVRASLKYSNKK, encoded by the coding sequence ATGACACCAGAAACTAAGTATATATTTGTAACAGGAGGCGTAACTTCTTCTTTAGGAAAAGGCATTATCGCAGCCTCTTTGGCTAAACTACTTCAAGCACAAGGTTACAGAACTACCATCCAAAAATTAGACCCTTACATTAACGTAGATCCAGGAACTTTAAATCCGTATGAGCATGGCGAATGTTATGTCACTGACGATGGTGCAGAAACCGACTTAGATTTAGGACATTACGAACGTTTTTTAAACGTACCGACCAGTCAAGCCAACAATGTTACTACTGGACGTATCTACCAAAGTGTGATTAATCGTGAGCGTAAAGGTGAATTTTTAGGTAAAACAGTACAAGTTATACCACATATCACAGACGAAATAAAACACAGAATCCAAATTCTTGGTAATTCTGGAGAGTATGACATAGTCATCACAGAGATTGGTGGAACTGTAGGTGATATCGAGTCTTTGCCATATATTGAAGCAGTAAGACAATTAAAATGGGACTTAGGTGATAATAATGCTTTAGTAATTCATTTAACTTTAATTCCGTACCTAACTGCTGCAGGAGAATTAAAAACAAAACCAACTCAGCATAGCGTTAAAACCTTAATGGAAAGTGGTGTGCAGGCAGATATTTTAGTCTGTCGTACAGAGCACGAATTACCAAGCGATTTAAAGCGTAAGCTAGCACTATTCTGCAATGTGCGTGAGGAGGCCATTATTCAATCTATTGATGCGTCAACTATTTATGATGTGCCCAATTTAATGTTAGAAGAACAGTTGGATAAAGTGGTGTTAAAAAAACTAGCATTACACAGTGATGTACCAGATTTAACACGATGGAATCAGTTTTTAAAACGTCATAAAAACCCAAAATCTGAAATTACTATTGGATTAATTGGTAAGTATGTCGAGTTGCAAGATTCTTATAAATCGATATTAGAATCATTTATTCACGCAGGAGCAGAAAACGAAGTCAAAGTAAATGTTGAGTCTGTCCATTCAGAATATTTAAATGAAGACAATATCAAAATGAAATTGTCCCATTTGGACGGAGTGCTAGTGGCACCAGGTTTTGGAGAACGAGGTATTGAAGGAAAAATTGATGCTATTAGATTTGTACGCGAAAATAATATTCCATTTTTAGGGATTTGTTTAGGTATGCAAATGGCAGTTATCGAGTTTTGTCGTAACGTTTTAGGTCTTAAAGATGCCAACTCTACAGAGATGAATCCAAAAACGACACATCCAGTAATTGACATAATGGAAGATCAAAAATCTATTACAGAAAAGGGTGGAACCATGCGTTTAGGGGCTTGGGATTGTCATATTGAAAAAGAATCTATTGCTCATAAAGTCTACCAGTCGCAGGATATAGAAGAGCGTCATAGACACAGATATGAGTTTAACAGTAGCTATAAAGACCAGATTGAAGCTGCAGGCTTAAAAGCTACAGGATACAATCCAGAAACCAAACTAGTAGAAATTATAGAAAATCCAGCTCACCCTTGGTTTGTTGGTGTACAATATCATCCTGAATATAAAAGTACAGTTGCCAATCCACATCCTTTGTTTGTGGCTTTTGTAAGGGCAAGTTTAAAATACAGTAACAAAAAATAA
- the yidC gene encoding membrane protein insertase YidC encodes MEEKKLDINSIIGFVLIFGILLFMMWQNKPTPEELEAQEAEKQAQIEAQKKAETKTETDTKVTTAIDYSKPKDSNAVAELQSKIGGFAYSASSSNFTEDEVTVENDVLKLKFHTKGGHLSEVKLKQFVDFDSIPIYLVKDGNAVFNINFQTNDNRTLNTKDLYFQPTVTKSGDNTIVSMKLKTAEDKYLEYNYVIKPNEYMIDFTIQSQGLESAINTSNPISLDWTQKAYRHDQSISYENRYTRLTYQMDGGDVDKLSQMGDDDEIEEDVDWLSYRQHFFSSILVTDKPFKEVAITSKNLVEDEEKDSIFTKQFSTKTALALNGANINNSLKLYYGPTDSEILKQYDNNLVESIPFGWGIFGWINKFLFIPLFNGLSSFLPYGIAIIVMTILIKLAMSFVQYKQYLSQMKLKVLKPELDAIREKHKDNKLKAQQETMALQNKAGASPLAGCLPALIQMPVFYALFMFFPTAFALRQKKFLWADDLSSYDVVAELPFNIPLYGDHVSLFPILAAIAIFFYMKLTTGQNQMSAPKQEGMPDMAKMMKYMIYFAPIMMLIFFNQYASGLSLYYFISNLISIGILLVIKNFILDEEKIHANIQVQKAKPKKESKFQRRMKEMMEQAEKQKQMQQKNKKK; translated from the coding sequence ATGGAAGAAAAAAAACTAGACATAAACTCGATAATAGGATTTGTTTTAATCTTTGGTATTTTATTATTCATGATGTGGCAAAATAAGCCAACACCAGAAGAATTAGAAGCACAGGAAGCCGAAAAACAAGCACAAATTGAGGCTCAGAAAAAAGCAGAAACTAAAACCGAAACCGATACCAAAGTCACTACTGCTATAGATTATTCTAAACCAAAAGACTCTAACGCAGTAGCAGAACTACAATCAAAGATTGGAGGTTTTGCTTACTCTGCATCATCATCAAACTTTACAGAGGATGAAGTAACTGTAGAAAACGATGTATTAAAATTAAAATTTCATACCAAAGGTGGTCATTTATCAGAGGTTAAATTAAAACAATTTGTAGATTTTGATTCTATTCCTATTTACTTAGTAAAAGATGGAAATGCGGTATTTAACATCAACTTCCAAACCAACGATAATCGTACATTAAACACTAAAGATTTATACTTTCAGCCAACAGTAACTAAAAGTGGAGACAATACCATTGTATCCATGAAACTTAAGACAGCCGAAGATAAATACTTAGAGTATAACTACGTCATTAAACCCAATGAGTACATGATAGATTTTACTATCCAATCTCAAGGTTTAGAAAGTGCTATCAATACCTCAAATCCTATTAGTTTAGATTGGACTCAAAAAGCTTACAGACACGACCAAAGTATAAGTTATGAGAATAGATATACTCGACTAACTTACCAAATGGATGGAGGTGATGTCGATAAATTATCTCAAATGGGTGACGATGACGAGATTGAGGAAGATGTAGATTGGTTGTCTTACAGACAACACTTTTTTAGTTCGATATTAGTCACTGACAAACCCTTTAAGGAGGTTGCAATAACGTCTAAAAACTTAGTAGAGGATGAAGAAAAAGATTCAATATTCACAAAACAGTTTTCAACAAAAACTGCGTTAGCATTAAATGGTGCAAATATCAACAATAGTTTAAAGTTGTATTATGGACCAACCGATAGTGAAATATTAAAGCAATACGATAATAATTTAGTAGAAAGTATTCCTTTTGGATGGGGAATTTTTGGTTGGATAAACAAGTTTTTATTCATTCCATTATTTAATGGCTTAAGCTCGTTTTTACCTTACGGAATTGCTATTATTGTAATGACCATTTTAATAAAATTGGCGATGAGTTTTGTGCAATACAAGCAATATTTGTCACAAATGAAGCTAAAGGTATTAAAGCCAGAATTAGATGCTATTAGAGAAAAACATAAAGACAATAAATTAAAGGCGCAACAAGAAACTATGGCGTTGCAAAATAAAGCAGGAGCTAGTCCTCTAGCTGGATGTTTACCAGCTTTAATCCAGATGCCAGTGTTTTATGCGTTATTTATGTTTTTCCCAACTGCATTTGCATTAAGACAGAAAAAGTTTTTATGGGCAGATGATTTGTCATCTTATGATGTTGTTGCAGAATTACCGTTTAATATTCCATTATATGGTGATCATGTCAGCTTATTTCCAATATTAGCTGCTATTGCTATTTTCTTTTACATGAAGTTAACTACTGGTCAAAACCAAATGTCAGCTCCAAAGCAAGAGGGAATGCCAGATATGGCTAAGATGATGAAGTATATGATTTATTTTGCACCAATTATGATGCTTATTTTCTTTAATCAATACGCTTCAGGATTAAGTTTGTATTACTTTATTTCTAACTTAATTAGTATAGGAATCTTATTAGTTATCAAAAATTTCATTTTAGATGAAGAGAAGATTCACGCTAATATTCAAGTACAAAAAGCGAAACCAAAAAAGGAAAGTAAGTTCCAAAGACGAATGAAAGAAATGATGGAACAAGCAGAAAAGCAAAAACAAATGCAACAAAAAAACAAAAAAAAATAA
- a CDS encoding toxin-antitoxin system YwqK family antitoxin: MKRIHLVLLFILVTSGLVGQEVNQFDTNGLRHGKWKKNFENTNVVRYEGEFNHGKEIGTFKFYKNIDGKAVLTATKVFDKDTNEAYVTFLASTGKKISEGKMRGRNYIGKWVIYHKNADQVMTEEFYNNQGKLEGVRNVYYLSGQVAEKAHYKNGLLDGESKWFAENGNLIKSINYKADKFHGAYKTYNKDGIIATEGHYRDDVKCCVWKRYKKGELVEEKDLDKKRE, encoded by the coding sequence ATGAAAAGAATACATTTAGTACTACTATTTATACTTGTAACCAGTGGGTTAGTGGGTCAAGAAGTTAATCAATTTGATACTAATGGACTACGTCATGGCAAGTGGAAAAAGAATTTTGAAAACACAAATGTGGTAAGATATGAAGGCGAATTTAATCATGGTAAAGAAATTGGCACCTTCAAGTTCTATAAAAACATTGATGGTAAAGCTGTTCTAACTGCAACAAAGGTTTTTGATAAAGACACTAATGAAGCTTATGTTACTTTTTTAGCTAGTACAGGAAAAAAAATTAGCGAAGGTAAAATGCGAGGAAGAAATTACATTGGTAAGTGGGTAATCTATCATAAAAACGCTGACCAAGTCATGACAGAAGAATTTTACAATAATCAAGGAAAATTGGAAGGTGTACGAAACGTGTACTACCTAAGCGGACAGGTAGCCGAAAAAGCACATTATAAAAATGGACTATTGGATGGAGAATCTAAATGGTTTGCCGAAAATGGTAATTTAATTAAGAGTATTAATTACAAAGCAGATAAGTTTCATGGTGCGTATAAAACGTATAATAAAGACGGTATTATAGCAACAGAAGGACATTATAGAGATGATGTAAAATGTTGTGTTTGGAAAAGATACAAAAAGGGTGAGTTAGTAGAAGAAAAAGACTTAGATAAGAAAAGAGAGTAA
- a CDS encoding fasciclin domain-containing protein: protein MKTIKKLSLLFLATFVLWSCSDDDDAPTPTPLPLNIVETAQATPSLSILVEAVVQAGLVDALSANGSRTVLAPTNDAFTAFLAAKGFSSLSEVPNDVLTQILLNHVIDGANILSTDLTGSAGYTNTLASGPNNTNLSIYWDGNTGVTFNGSSNVAIADISASNGIVHVVDAVIDLPTLATFATTNPALEDLVTALGSADSQMPSPMLVSTLADAESGPLTVFTPTNDAFDALLLELDPSGMTGLGDIDPATVEAVLNIHLVAGNVQSSGLSTGSVTTLGGTIDVDTSDFTITDPMNRVINIVTSLVDIQAVNGVAHVVDRVIRP from the coding sequence ATGAAAACAATCAAAAAATTATCTCTGTTATTTTTAGCAACATTTGTATTATGGTCTTGTAGTGACGATGATGACGCTCCAACACCAACTCCATTACCATTAAACATTGTAGAAACAGCTCAAGCTACACCAAGTTTAAGCATTTTAGTAGAAGCTGTAGTACAAGCTGGACTTGTAGACGCATTATCTGCTAATGGAAGTAGAACAGTATTAGCTCCAACAAATGATGCTTTTACTGCATTTTTAGCAGCTAAAGGATTTTCATCTTTATCTGAAGTACCAAACGACGTATTAACCCAGATTTTATTAAACCATGTTATTGATGGAGCAAATATTTTGTCTACTGACTTAACTGGTTCTGCTGGTTATACAAATACTTTAGCATCAGGTCCTAATAATACTAATTTAAGTATTTATTGGGATGGTAATACAGGTGTAACATTTAACGGTTCTTCAAACGTAGCGATCGCAGACATTTCTGCTAGTAATGGTATTGTACATGTCGTTGATGCTGTAATAGATTTACCGACTTTAGCTACATTTGCAACTACAAATCCTGCTTTAGAAGATTTAGTAACTGCACTAGGGTCTGCTGACTCTCAAATGCCTTCACCAATGTTAGTATCAACTTTAGCTGATGCAGAATCAGGACCATTAACAGTATTTACTCCAACAAACGATGCATTTGACGCATTACTATTAGAGTTAGACCCAAGCGGAATGACAGGATTAGGAGATATTGATCCTGCAACTGTTGAAGCAGTTTTAAATATACACTTGGTTGCTGGTAACGTACAGTCAAGTGGTTTATCTACTGGATCTGTAACAACTTTAGGTGGTACTATTGATGTAGATACAAGTGACTTTACAATAACAGATCCAATGAACAGAGTTATTAATATCGTAACATCATTAGTTGATATTCAAGCTGTAAATGGAGTAGCACATGTTGTAGATAGAGTTATTAGACCATAA
- the mnmA gene encoding tRNA 2-thiouridine(34) synthase MnmA, whose protein sequence is MKKRVIVGLSGGVDSSVAAYLLKEQGYEVIGLFMKNWHDDSVTISDECPWLDDSNDAMLVANKLAIPFQTVDLSEQYKERIVDYMFDEYEKGRTPNPDVLCNREIKFDVFMKIALDLGADYVATGHYCRKNTIVKDGQEIHQLLAGKDPNKDQSYFLCQLSQQQLAKALFPIGELLKPEVRAIAKQQDLTTAEKKDSQGLCFIGKVRLPEFLQQQLKPKEGVIVEIPKDLPFYDETPPGFDSKLEELQYNSRKPSYSVEQGKIMGRHQGAHYFTKGQRKGLGVGGTVEPLFVIDTDVKENVIYTGQGSKHPGLYKNSLFVSNDELHWVREDLALQSGENLTVLARIRYRQALQDATLHKVDNGLYVEFEQPQSAITEGQFVAWYLDEELVGSGVIS, encoded by the coding sequence ATGAAAAAAAGAGTCATTGTTGGATTGTCTGGTGGAGTTGATTCTAGCGTTGCTGCTTATCTGTTAAAAGAGCAAGGCTATGAGGTTATTGGCTTATTTATGAAAAACTGGCATGATGATTCTGTGACCATATCAGACGAATGTCCTTGGTTAGATGATAGTAATGATGCTATGTTAGTTGCTAACAAACTAGCTATTCCATTTCAAACTGTAGATTTAAGTGAGCAGTACAAAGAACGTATTGTGGACTACATGTTTGACGAGTACGAAAAAGGACGAACACCAAATCCTGATGTACTCTGTAATAGAGAAATCAAGTTTGATGTATTTATGAAAATTGCTCTAGATCTTGGTGCAGATTACGTTGCAACAGGTCATTATTGCAGAAAGAATACAATTGTTAAAGATGGACAAGAGATTCATCAATTACTAGCTGGAAAAGACCCAAATAAAGATCAATCTTATTTTTTATGTCAATTATCTCAACAACAACTAGCTAAAGCATTATTTCCTATTGGAGAATTATTAAAACCAGAGGTTAGAGCAATTGCCAAACAACAAGACTTAACTACTGCAGAAAAAAAAGACTCTCAAGGGTTATGTTTTATAGGAAAAGTAAGATTACCCGAATTTTTACAACAACAACTTAAACCCAAAGAAGGTGTTATTGTAGAAATACCTAAAGACCTTCCGTTTTACGATGAAACACCTCCTGGTTTTGATTCTAAATTAGAAGAGTTGCAATACAATTCCAGAAAACCTAGCTATTCTGTAGAACAAGGAAAAATAATGGGTAGGCATCAAGGCGCGCACTATTTCACCAAAGGACAACGTAAAGGATTAGGAGTTGGAGGAACAGTAGAACCTTTATTTGTTATAGATACAGATGTTAAAGAAAACGTGATTTACACAGGACAAGGGTCAAAGCATCCTGGATTGTATAAAAACTCACTATTTGTATCTAATGACGAGTTACATTGGGTTAGAGAAGACTTAGCTTTACAATCAGGAGAAAATTTAACTGTTTTAGCGCGTATTAGATATCGTCAAGCACTTCAAGATGCAACCTTACACAAAGTAGATAATGGGTTATATGTGGAATTTGAACAACCACAATCCGCTATTACTGAAGGTCAATTTGTAGCTTGGTATTTGGATGAAGAATTAGTAGGTTCTGGTGTAATTTCTTAA
- a CDS encoding S8 family serine peptidase: protein MRKLLLIFVLIYSSIAVSQEHAWVYLADKPNSSSALANPISILTQEALDRKAAHNVAIDFRDVPVDNSYIAAIKSQPGISVMAKSKWFNALHVIGSTADINALSTVTVSGNPIVSSIDFADDNLNTRTSQNQDKHEVESSLTTFNYGNAANQIEMINGDDLHQHPDSYTGTGMTVAILDSGFPNVDTMNGFQRLRDAGGILGGYDFVDRTSDVYIYQGNSHGTWVLSDMAGFIQDQFVGTAPDAQYYLFRTENAASETPLEESLWVEAAERADSLGVDVINSSLGYTTYDNPNYSHTPADMDGNTTYITKGANIAFEKGILVVNSAGNSGGGSWQIVGAPADAAGVFSVGAVKADGTYASFSSQGNSTQPTQKPDVVAQGQSSYVILNNDVISTLNGTSFSAPILAGGIVCLWQALPSFTNAEIMQLVRESASQYNAPDNVLGYGIPDLSIALAQGLSVVEFQNQNTTLKLYPNPVKNELTVEIPNQYEEAWVKIYDILGKKVIETTVTTIQQNINTTALAKGVYLVKIEANDLSITKKIIKN, encoded by the coding sequence ATGAGAAAGCTGCTCCTTATTTTCGTATTAATCTATTCTTCAATAGCTGTATCGCAAGAACATGCTTGGGTATATTTAGCAGACAAGCCTAACAGTAGTTCGGCTTTAGCAAATCCTATTTCTATTTTAACTCAAGAGGCTTTAGATCGTAAAGCAGCACACAATGTAGCAATAGATTTTAGAGATGTTCCTGTGGACAACAGTTACATTGCTGCCATAAAATCGCAACCAGGTATTTCTGTTATGGCTAAATCCAAATGGTTTAATGCACTACATGTAATTGGTAGTACAGCAGATATCAATGCATTAAGTACTGTAACTGTTAGTGGTAATCCAATTGTTAGCAGTATAGATTTTGCAGATGATAACCTAAATACAAGAACCAGTCAAAATCAAGATAAACACGAGGTAGAGTCCAGTTTAACGACCTTTAATTATGGTAATGCTGCCAATCAAATAGAAATGATTAATGGTGACGATTTACACCAACATCCAGATAGTTATACAGGAACAGGAATGACAGTTGCTATTTTAGATTCTGGATTTCCAAATGTAGATACTATGAATGGCTTTCAACGTTTAAGAGATGCTGGCGGAATTTTAGGTGGTTATGATTTTGTTGATAGAACTTCAGACGTTTATATTTATCAAGGAAATTCTCATGGTACTTGGGTACTTAGTGATATGGCTGGATTTATTCAGGATCAATTTGTTGGGACTGCTCCAGATGCACAATATTATTTATTCAGAACAGAAAACGCTGCGTCAGAAACTCCTTTAGAAGAAAGTTTATGGGTAGAAGCTGCGGAACGTGCAGATAGTTTAGGTGTTGATGTTATCAACTCATCTTTAGGTTATACGACGTATGATAACCCTAATTATAGTCATACACCAGCAGATATGGACGGTAATACTACATACATCACAAAAGGGGCAAACATCGCGTTTGAAAAAGGCATTTTGGTTGTGAATTCTGCAGGAAATTCTGGTGGAGGAAGCTGGCAAATTGTTGGTGCACCAGCAGATGCAGCAGGTGTGTTTAGTGTTGGTGCTGTAAAAGCAGATGGGACTTACGCCTCTTTTAGCTCTCAAGGAAATAGTACACAACCCACTCAAAAACCAGATGTGGTGGCTCAAGGTCAATCTAGTTATGTCATACTAAATAATGATGTTATTTCAACCTTAAATGGTACCTCGTTTAGCGCACCAATATTGGCTGGTGGCATCGTGTGTTTATGGCAAGCTTTGCCTTCTTTTACTAATGCTGAAATCATGCAATTAGTTAGAGAATCTGCATCACAATACAATGCTCCAGATAATGTATTAGGTTACGGAATACCAGATTTATCCATTGCTTTAGCACAAGGATTATCGGTTGTCGAGTTTCAGAATCAAAATACAACTTTAAAACTATATCCTAATCCAGTTAAAAACGAATTAACTGTTGAAATCCCTAATCAGTACGAGGAAGCATGGGTAAAAATATACGATATCTTAGGAAAAAAAGTCATAGAAACCACAGTCACGACTATTCAACAAAACATAAATACTACTGCTTTAGCAAAAGGTGTGTATTTAGTTAAAATTGAAGCTAATGACTTGTCAATAACTAAAAAAATAATTAAAAATTAA
- a CDS encoding nitronate monooxygenase produces MPNKITQLFNIKYPIIQAGMIWNSGWRLASAASNSGILGLIGAGSMYPDVLREHIQKCKQATNNSFGVNVPMLYPNIEEIMNIIVEEGVKIVFTSAGNPKTWTKWLQDRGITVVHVVSSVKFALKAQDAGVDAVVAEGFEAGGHNGRDETTTLTLIPMVREQLNIPLIAAGGIATGKAMLACMVLGADGVQVGSRFVASTESSAHQAFKQVVVDAKEGDTQLTLKELAPVRLIKNKFYQQVEDLYKTGPTPEQLKELLGRARAKKGMFEGDLEEGELEIGQIAGLIHDIKPVAEIIKEMVEEFEEAKKEVISL; encoded by the coding sequence ATGCCAAATAAAATCACCCAACTCTTCAACATTAAATATCCAATCATTCAAGCTGGAATGATTTGGAATAGTGGATGGCGACTAGCATCTGCTGCAAGTAATTCTGGGATTTTAGGATTAATAGGTGCAGGTAGCATGTATCCAGATGTGTTACGTGAGCATATCCAAAAATGTAAACAGGCAACGAACAACTCCTTTGGTGTTAATGTCCCAATGTTGTATCCAAACATTGAAGAGATTATGAATATTATTGTAGAAGAAGGTGTCAAAATTGTGTTTACGTCAGCAGGAAACCCAAAAACATGGACCAAATGGTTACAAGATAGGGGAATTACAGTGGTGCATGTGGTTAGTAGTGTCAAGTTTGCTTTAAAAGCACAAGATGCAGGTGTGGATGCTGTGGTGGCTGAAGGTTTTGAAGCTGGTGGACACAATGGTCGTGACGAAACCACAACACTAACTTTAATACCTATGGTACGTGAGCAGTTAAACATACCATTAATTGCAGCAGGTGGTATTGCAACTGGAAAAGCTATGTTAGCCTGTATGGTGTTAGGTGCAGATGGCGTACAAGTGGGTAGCCGATTTGTAGCCAGTACAGAAAGTAGCGCACATCAAGCTTTTAAGCAAGTAGTTGTTGATGCTAAAGAAGGCGACACGCAATTAACCCTAAAAGAATTAGCACCAGTTAGATTGATTAAAAATAAGTTTTACCAACAAGTTGAAGACTTATATAAAACTGGTCCAACACCAGAACAACTTAAAGAGTTGTTAGGTCGCGCACGTGCTAAAAAAGGCATGTTTGAAGGTGATTTGGAAGAAGGCGAATTAGAAATTGGTCAAATTGCAGGATTAATCCATGACATTAAACCTGTTGCTGAGATTATTAAAGAAATGGTTGAGGAGTTTGAGGAGGCGAAAAAAGAAGTGATCAGCCTTTAA
- a CDS encoding MATE family efflux transporter: MVLSQYTKEFKYNWQLAAPVMLGMLGHTFVSFVDNIMVGQLGTAELAAVSLGNSFMFIAMSIGIGFSTAITPLVAEADGADDFAKGKSAFKHGLFLCTVLGVLLFLLVFFAKPLMYLMKQPVEVVQLAIPYLDLVAFSLIPLIVFQGFKQFSDGLSLTKYPMYATIVANLVNVGLNYLLIFGKFGFPELGIVGAAYGTLASRFIMVAYLWWLLKGREKSKAYVTNIKFFVLDKLMLNKIIGLGMPSAMQMFFEVAIFTAAIWLSGLLGKNPQAANQIALNLSSMTFMVAMGLSVASMIRVGNQKGLQQYFELRRIAVSLFLMGFVFAVIFASLFLIFNQFLPRIYVDFDDVINFTDNMEVVTIASQLLIAAAIFQISDSLQVIVLGALRGLQDVKIPTVITFISYWLIGFPVSWYLGKEDAYGSFGIWLGLLAGLSSAAILLFIRFNYLTKKLILNSANN, encoded by the coding sequence ATGGTTTTATCCCAATACACTAAAGAGTTTAAATACAATTGGCAACTTGCAGCTCCAGTTATGTTGGGTATGTTGGGACATACCTTTGTGAGCTTTGTAGACAATATTATGGTTGGTCAATTGGGTACTGCAGAGTTAGCTGCTGTGTCTTTAGGGAATAGCTTTATGTTTATTGCTATGTCCATTGGTATTGGTTTTAGTACTGCAATTACACCTTTAGTTGCAGAAGCAGATGGCGCAGACGATTTTGCTAAAGGCAAATCGGCTTTTAAACACGGACTATTTTTATGTACTGTTTTAGGTGTGTTGTTATTCCTACTCGTCTTTTTTGCTAAACCATTAATGTACTTGATGAAGCAACCTGTTGAGGTGGTTCAATTAGCTATTCCGTATTTAGATTTAGTGGCGTTTTCGTTAATACCATTGATTGTCTTTCAAGGATTTAAGCAATTTAGTGATGGTTTGTCATTAACCAAATACCCAATGTACGCTACAATTGTCGCTAACCTAGTTAATGTTGGTTTAAACTACTTGTTAATCTTTGGTAAGTTTGGTTTTCCAGAACTAGGTATAGTTGGTGCAGCTTACGGGACTTTAGCCTCTCGTTTTATAATGGTCGCTTATTTGTGGTGGTTATTGAAAGGTCGCGAAAAATCTAAAGCTTATGTCACCAATATTAAGTTTTTTGTATTAGATAAATTAATGCTAAACAAAATTATAGGTCTTGGAATGCCAAGTGCCATGCAAATGTTTTTTGAGGTTGCCATATTTACTGCTGCAATTTGGCTGAGTGGATTATTAGGTAAAAATCCTCAAGCTGCTAATCAAATTGCATTAAATTTAAGCTCTATGACTTTTATGGTCGCCATGGGATTAAGTGTAGCTTCTATGATTAGAGTGGGAAATCAAAAAGGGTTACAGCAGTATTTTGAGTTACGTCGTATAGCAGTATCGTTATTTTTAATGGGCTTTGTCTTTGCAGTTATTTTTGCGTCGTTATTCTTAATATTTAATCAGTTTTTACCACGAATTTATGTCGATTTTGACGATGTTATCAACTTTACAGATAATATGGAAGTGGTTACCATTGCGTCTCAATTATTAATTGCAGCAGCTATTTTTCAGATTAGTGATAGCTTACAAGTTATTGTTTTGGGTGCTTTACGTGGATTGCAAGATGTTAAAATACCTACGGTTATAACCTTTATTTCTTATTGGTTAATTGGGTTTCCAGTCAGTTGGTATTTAGGTAAAGAAGATGCTTATGGCAGCTTTGGTATTTGGCTAGGATTATTAGCAGGATTGTCATCTGCAGCAATTTTATTATTTATAAGGTTTAATTATCTCACAAAAAAGCTAATTTTGAATTCAGCTAACAACTAA